A window of Hippea jasoniae contains these coding sequences:
- a CDS encoding trimeric intracellular cation channel family protein has protein sequence MFELGGFAYSITNDIGLIAFAIAGSYKGINRKLDILGVSILGFLTALGGGITRDVLANRTPAAFCGYNDIGFTALGILIALLIYKISSKDLSKSVILKIFDAVGLAAFAVTGGVVAFNSGFNIAGIIMLSFLTAVGGGMISDVLSNTTPLVLKEDFYATCAIIGAIWFYIAIKMGLNGNIVVYSTFCVVFVIRVLAIFFGWKLPKL, from the coding sequence ATGTTTGAGCTTGGCGGTTTTGCATACAGTATAACAAACGACATTGGCTTAATTGCCTTTGCTATTGCAGGCTCATATAAGGGCATTAACAGGAAATTGGACATTTTAGGTGTATCGATTTTGGGTTTTTTAACTGCTTTGGGTGGTGGTATAACACGGGATGTGCTGGCAAACAGAACTCCTGCAGCCTTTTGCGGATACAACGATATAGGTTTTACAGCGTTAGGTATTCTGATTGCGCTGTTGATATATAAAATCTCCTCAAAGGATCTATCAAAAAGTGTTATTTTAAAAATATTCGATGCCGTTGGCCTTGCAGCCTTTGCCGTGACAGGTGGTGTTGTGGCTTTCAACAGCGGATTTAATATAGCAGGCATTATCATGCTTTCCTTTCTAACCGCTGTAGGTGGGGGCATGATTAGTGATGTTCTAAGCAACACAACACCCCTTGTTTTAAAAGAGGATTTTTATGCAACATGTGCAATTATAGGCGCTATATGGTTTTATATTGCAATTAAGATGGGTTTGAATGGCAATATTGTTGTATATTCCACATTCTGCGTGGTGTTCGTTATAAGGGTGCTTGCCATATTTTTTGGCTGGAAATTGCCAAAACTTTAG
- a CDS encoding amidase, giving the protein MAIKEYPYFDATKIAELIKSGELSKKEVAEEAIERIEKINPKINAVITKTYDYANKVNQQVTDKPLDGVPILLKDILQSLKGVRYTMGSKAMKNYIAGEDSDYVKRIKQTGTIILGKTNVPEFGLMGTTEPRAFGPTKNPWNLKHSSGGSSGGSAAAVASGMVPIACGNDGGGSIRIPSSCCGLVGLKPSRGRTPTGPVFGDVWMGLVAEHVITKSVRDSALLLDLTQGETVGAPYIIKPPAKPYIEEIKTPPEKLMIAFNLDSPLGDKINSEVRQSVEKTAKLLSDLGHIVVEDKPKLDYMQLAKSYVLLMCSETALDIEIASKLRGKEITKSEVEISTWILARLGKKIPAYEISKAKFVFDNASRVMGQFHNKYDIYLTPTLADLPAKLGKLTPSALENFLMNLLSSIGAEGVIHKAGILDQIAYKQLSKLPFTQLANQTGQPAISLPMGFTTNGLPVGVQLMAAFGREDLLLKLSAQIEEAVGGFFKRLPDL; this is encoded by the coding sequence ATGGCAATCAAAGAATATCCCTATTTTGATGCAACCAAAATTGCAGAGCTAATAAAAAGCGGTGAACTTTCAAAAAAAGAGGTAGCTGAAGAGGCAATTGAGAGGATAGAAAAGATCAATCCAAAAATCAATGCGGTAATCACAAAAACCTATGATTATGCCAATAAAGTTAACCAGCAAGTCACAGACAAACCGCTTGATGGGGTGCCTATTTTGCTTAAGGATATATTGCAATCTCTAAAAGGCGTTAGATACACAATGGGCTCAAAGGCGATGAAAAACTACATAGCTGGTGAGGATTCAGACTATGTTAAGCGGATCAAGCAAACGGGAACCATTATTTTAGGAAAAACAAATGTGCCGGAATTTGGACTTATGGGCACCACAGAGCCAAGGGCATTTGGTCCCACAAAAAATCCATGGAATTTAAAACATTCAAGCGGTGGCTCAAGTGGAGGTTCTGCTGCCGCTGTGGCGAGCGGCATGGTACCAATTGCATGTGGTAATGATGGTGGTGGTTCGATAAGAATTCCATCATCCTGCTGTGGCCTTGTGGGTTTAAAACCATCGAGGGGTAGAACGCCAACAGGACCGGTTTTTGGCGATGTGTGGATGGGTCTTGTAGCAGAGCATGTAATAACAAAAAGTGTGAGAGATTCTGCTTTGTTGCTTGATTTAACACAGGGTGAAACAGTCGGTGCACCCTATATTATCAAGCCACCTGCAAAACCCTATATTGAAGAAATAAAAACACCGCCAGAAAAACTTATGATCGCATTTAATCTTGATTCACCACTTGGAGATAAAATCAATTCAGAGGTTAGACAAAGCGTTGAAAAAACAGCAAAATTGTTGAGCGATTTAGGACATATCGTTGTTGAAGATAAACCCAAACTTGATTATATGCAACTTGCAAAAAGTTATGTCCTTTTGATGTGTTCTGAGACAGCACTGGATATTGAAATAGCATCAAAACTCAGAGGCAAAGAGATAACAAAATCGGAGGTAGAAATCTCCACATGGATTCTGGCAAGGCTGGGTAAAAAAATTCCAGCTTATGAGATTTCTAAAGCAAAGTTTGTATTTGATAACGCATCGCGTGTAATGGGACAGTTTCACAACAAATACGATATTTATTTAACGCCCACACTTGCAGATCTGCCTGCAAAATTGGGTAAGCTTACACCTTCGGCTTTAGAAAATTTTTTAATGAACCTGCTTTCAAGTATTGGCGCTGAAGGAGTTATTCACAAAGCCGGTATTCTTGATCAGATAGCATATAAACAGCTCTCCAAACTGCCATTTACACAGCTTGCCAACCAGACAGGTCAACCTGCCATATCACTGCCCATGGGTTTTACAACAAACGGTTTGCCTGTTGGAGTCCAGCTTATGGCAGCATTTGGCAGAGAAGATTTGCTGTTAAAATTATCGGCCCAGATAGAAGAAGCCGTTGGGGGATTTTTTAAAAGATTGCCTGATTTGTAA